From the genome of Desulfobaculum xiamenense:
CAGTAGATGGGTAGCAGGCCCCATGCTGCAAAGGCAGCGGCGGCGGCTAGTCCGCCGATGCGTGCGGCGGATGCGGAGTGGGTCATGACGGGGAATCCTTGAAGAAGAAGTGTTGCAAATGCACAATACTATGCCCTGCGATGGCGTGTTTTGTGAAGAGGGAAGTCGCCGCGAGGCGGGGAGAGCATGATGGAGAATGACGCGAGAACGCGTTGCCCGTGGGCCGCGAAGCCGGAGATCATGACGCGTTATCACGATGAGGAGTGGGGCGTGCCGGTGCACGACGACCGCAGGCATTTCGAATTCCTCGTGCTTGAGGGCGCACAGGCTGGGTTGAGCTGGTTGACCATCCTCAAGCGGCGCGAGGGCTACCGCGAGGTTTTCGCGGGGTTCGACCCGCAGGCCGTGGCGCAGTTCGACGAGGCGCACATGGAGGCGCTCGCCGCCGATTCGCGCATCATTCGCAATCGTGCGAAGATTCGTGCAGCAGTGGGCAATGCGCGGGCCTTTCTCGCCGTGCAGGCGGAGTACGGCTCGTTCGACGCATACCTCTGGGGATTCGTGGACGGGCGGCCCATCGTCAACGCGTGGCGCACGCAGGCGGAACTCCCCGCGCAGACGCCGCTTTCCGAAACCATTTCGAAGGACCTCAAGCGGCGCGGATTTCGCTTCGTGGGGCCTACGGTGATGTATGCGCACATGCAGGCCGTGGGATTGGTCAACGATCATCTCGTGTCGTGCTTCCGGTACGCCGAGTTGGCCGCTACCCGTACAGCCATGCCGCAATGCGGGAAGGGTTGACAAATTTCCGCAAGCACATCAAGCCATTGCCAAACATGCCGCACGGGCGGCTCAATGCGGGAGATTTCAATGCGCAAGATCGTCGTTTCGTTTTTGGGGCGCGATTGCCCCGGCGTGCTGCACAGCGTTGCGGACCTGCTGTGCGGCCTTGATTGCAACATCGAGGAAATCACCCAGACCATCCTGCAAACGGAATTCGCGATGATCCTCATCGCCACGCTTCCCGATGGGCTGGAAATGGCCGAATTGGATAAGCGGCTCGCCGCCGGACTTGAAAAGTACGACATGAGCTACACCCTGCGCGAGTTCGGCGAGGACGCCTGCGCCGTGCCCCGCACCACGCAGCCCTTCGTGGTCACCCTCAACGGGCAGGACCGTCGCGGCATCATTGCGGGCATCAGCGGCGTTCTGGCCCGCTTTGGCGTGAACATCGAGAACCTCAAGGCCGTGCCCCGCGAGGACGCCGCCGGGATGGTGGTCATCGGGTTCGAGATCGCGCTGCCCGATGCCGTGGACCTGCCAGTCTTTCGCCGCACGCTCAAGGAGGAGGCCGCCCGTCTGGGCATGGACGCCACCCTCCAGCACCGTGATATCTTCGAGGCCATGCACCGCGTGCAGCCCCTGTAGGGCCGTCTTTTCCCCATATCTACAAGGATACGAATATGCTGACAGATCGCGAAGTGCTGAGCACCCTCGAAATGCTCAAGAACGAGCACCTCGACGTGCGTACCGTGACCATGGGCATTAGCCTCTTCGACTGCGCCAGCCCCGACTTCGACGTCTTCGCCGCGCGGGTGCGGGCCAAGATTCGCCGTCACGCCAAGAACCTCGTGGCGTTCTGCGACGAGGTGGGCGACAAGTACGGCATCCCCGTGGTCAACAAGCGTATCAGCGTGTCGCCCATGGGTGTGGTCTGCGCGTCCTTCGGGCCGCAGGACATGGTCCGCGCCGCCAAGGTGCTGGATGACGCCGCCCGCGAGGCCGGGGTCAACTTCCTCGGCGGCTTCGGCGCGCTGGTGGACAAGGGTATGACCGCAGGCGACCGCGCCCTCATCGACGCCCTGCCCGACGCGCTGGCCGAGACCGAGCGCGTGTGCTCCTCCGTCAACGTCGCCACGTCCAAGACCGGCATCAACATGGACGCCGTGGCCCGCATGGGCGAAGTCATCAAGCTCGCCGCCGAACGCACTGCCGACCGCGATGGCATTGGCTGCGCGAAGCTGGTGGTTTTCGCCAATATTCCGCAGGACGTGCCCTTCATGGCCGGTGCCTACCTCGGCGTGGGCGAGCCGGAGGCCGTGATCAACGTCGGCGTCTCCGGCCCCGGCGTGGTGCGCAAGGCCATCGACCGCGCCCGCAAGTCCAATCCGAAGTTCAACCTCGGCGAACTCTCCGAGGTCATCAAGCGCACGGCCTACAAGGTCACCCGCGTGGGCGAGATCATCGGCCGCGAGGTGGCGGACCGCCTCGGCGTGCCCTTCGGCGTCGTCGACCTCTCCCTCGCCCCGGCTCCGCAGGTGGGTGACAGCGTGGGCGAAATCTTCCAGAGCCTCGGCCTGTCGTCCATCGGCGCGCCCGGCTCCACCGCCGTGCTCGCCATGCTCAACGACGCGGTCAAGAAGGGTGGAGCCTTCGCCAGCTCCCACGTGGGTGGTCTGTCCGGCGCGTTCATCCCCGTGTCCGAGGATCTGAACATCGCCGAGGCCGCAGCCAGCGGCGCGCTGTCTATCGAAAAGCTCGAAGCAATGACCTGCGTGTGCTCTGTGGGCCTCGACATGGTGCCCATCCCCGGTGACACGCCCGCATCGACCATCTCGGCCATCATCGCCGACGAAATGGCCATCGGCATGATCAATTCCAAGACCACCGCCGCCCGCATCATCCCCGTCCCAGGCAAGAAGGCCGGAGACACCGTCTCGTGGGGCGGCCTGCTCGGCGAGGCCACCATCATGCGCCTGCCGCACATGTCCGGCAGCGAGGACTTTATCTCCCTCGGCGGACGCATCCCCGCACCCATCCATCAGATGAAGAACTGATTCCCCGAACGGGACCGTCGGAAACGGCGGTCCCGTTTTCGTGTGCGACGGGACGAAGGCGAGGGGAGGCGAGAAGGTGAAATGCCTCCGGCGGCCGGGTGAGGTGAGAAGGAAAAATGCCTCCGGCGGCCGGGGCTCTGCCCCGGACCCCGCTCAAGGGAATAATTCCCTTGAGAATCATTATATATTGGAATTGTTGAATAAAAGCCGAAACGTGAGCCATCAGTGACCACGTCCATCGCCTCATCGGGGTTCCAAGGGGCCAGCGGCCCCTTGGCCGGCGGAGCCTACGGCTTGCACCCGTCATCGAACGATACGGTTGGCCACAGCGCGGGGGCGCTACGCGGGGCGCAGCGGCCCGCGCAAGCGGCCCCGCCTGCACTTTCGCGGGGGCACATCGAAAAAATTCAAGTTTTCGGTTGACAAAAACGGGCTGTTCGGTCAGTTTCTGTTTCCGCCGAGTGGGGCTGTAGCTCAGTTGGGAGAGCGCTTGAATGGCATTCAAGAGGTCGGGAGTTCGATTCTCCCCAGCTCCACCACTCATAAGGCTTTTTGCGCCAAGCATACGCTTGGCGCTTATTTTTTCCCCTGATTTCCCCCTGTCGTCTTCGTGACGTTTTTCTCAAAGGGTTGGAGATCAAAAATCCGTGTCATCCCGCGCAGGTGGAGCGAGGTGTAATCCCCGGGTCGGCCGGGGAGGGCCGTGTCACGCCCACTTTTGGTGACCGGCTTGTGCTTTTGGGAACATTCAACGGATAGGAAGGTTGGTAGACCGTGCAGGACGCAGTCCTTTTTCTCGGCACTCTGGTTATGATCTACATGATTCTGTTTCCCCCGTTCGTGCTGCGGCGCAAGGGCGAAGCATCCTCGTACTGCTACTCCTTCATCGCTACTCCGCCCAAGCGTTTCGGTCGCCGTTGCGTCATCAACATGCCCGCTCTCCTGAACCAGATGGTTGCCTGCTGCGTCGTTTTCGGCCTGCTGGACATCTTCTGCGAATAGACGGCTTATTCGACCGCGCTCCGTAAACGCAAAAGGGGCCTGCGCATTCATGCGCAGGCCCCTTTTGCGTTTGGAGGGCTGTGCCTGTCGTATCGTTCGTTGACGGGGGGTGCCCCTTTCGCGAGCGCAGTGCTCGGCCGTATCGTTCATTGCCACATGCAAGACGTAGGCTCCGCCGGCCAAGGGGCCGCTGGCCCCTTGGAACCCCGACATGCGATGGGCCGTCTGCCCTTGGCGC
Proteins encoded in this window:
- a CDS encoding DNA-3-methyladenine glycosylase I, whose amino-acid sequence is MMENDARTRCPWAAKPEIMTRYHDEEWGVPVHDDRRHFEFLVLEGAQAGLSWLTILKRREGYREVFAGFDPQAVAQFDEAHMEALAADSRIIRNRAKIRAAVGNARAFLAVQAEYGSFDAYLWGFVDGRPIVNAWRTQAELPAQTPLSETISKDLKRRGFRFVGPTVMYAHMQAVGLVNDHLVSCFRYAELAATRTAMPQCGKG
- a CDS encoding PFL family protein translates to MLTDREVLSTLEMLKNEHLDVRTVTMGISLFDCASPDFDVFAARVRAKIRRHAKNLVAFCDEVGDKYGIPVVNKRISVSPMGVVCASFGPQDMVRAAKVLDDAAREAGVNFLGGFGALVDKGMTAGDRALIDALPDALAETERVCSSVNVATSKTGINMDAVARMGEVIKLAAERTADRDGIGCAKLVVFANIPQDVPFMAGAYLGVGEPEAVINVGVSGPGVVRKAIDRARKSNPKFNLGELSEVIKRTAYKVTRVGEIIGREVADRLGVPFGVVDLSLAPAPQVGDSVGEIFQSLGLSSIGAPGSTAVLAMLNDAVKKGGAFASSHVGGLSGAFIPVSEDLNIAEAAASGALSIEKLEAMTCVCSVGLDMVPIPGDTPASTISAIIADEMAIGMINSKTTAARIIPVPGKKAGDTVSWGGLLGEATIMRLPHMSGSEDFISLGGRIPAPIHQMKN
- a CDS encoding glycine cleavage system protein R: MRKIVVSFLGRDCPGVLHSVADLLCGLDCNIEEITQTILQTEFAMILIATLPDGLEMAELDKRLAAGLEKYDMSYTLREFGEDACAVPRTTQPFVVTLNGQDRRGIIAGISGVLARFGVNIENLKAVPREDAAGMVVIGFEIALPDAVDLPVFRRTLKEEAARLGMDATLQHRDIFEAMHRVQPL